The following are encoded together in the Astyanax mexicanus isolate ESR-SI-001 chromosome 8, AstMex3_surface, whole genome shotgun sequence genome:
- the tifa gene encoding TRAF-interacting protein with FHA domain-containing protein A → MNVSQTMPTEESLTCLHIKLYHPDQAVEALYQHLPLNRHHKMNAEDPVRLGRDGQTCSFVLNDLRVSRKQISFFAYRKTGSTDLHFTVQNISQRGKIIVNGCELGYLERVDLEDKALLRFGKYEMLVFREPGEAQDSFEVLFQKQNIPPSREMGMDIPCTLAVMDTGVRNYHNGELVSQEPLESDETVYA, encoded by the coding sequence ATGAATGTTTCTCAAACAATGCCGACTGAGGAGTCCCTCACGTGTCTTCATATTAAGCTGTACCATCCGGATCAGGCCGTAGAGGCTCTCTATCAACACCTGCCCCTGAATCGCCATCACAAGATGAACGCAGAGGACCCAGTCAGGCTGGGGCGAGACGGGCAGACGTGCTCTTTTGTCCTGAACGACCTTCGCGTCTCCAGAAAGCAGATTTCGTTCTTTGCGTATCGCAAGACTGGGAGCACGGACCTGCACTTCACTGTCCAGAACATCAGTCAAAGAGGAAAGATCATAGTCAACGGCTGTGAACTGGGGTACCTCGAGCGAGTAGACCTGGAGGATAAGGCCCTGCTCAGATTCGGCAAATACGAGATGCTGGTGTTTAGGGAGCCTGGTGAGGCACAGGACAGTTTCGAGGTTCTGTTCCAGAAGCAGAACATCCCACCCTCACGAGAAATGGGTATGGATATACCCTGTACGTTAGCGGTGATGGACACTGGTGTGAGAAACTACCACAATGGAGAGCTTGTGAGCCAGGAGCCACTGGAGTCTGATGAGACTGTGTATGCATAG